A region of Oligoflexus sp. DNA encodes the following proteins:
- a CDS encoding endonuclease/exonuclease/phosphatase family protein, with product MRIITWNVNHRTKEVPIRSGLIEALLALEADVMIITEFVPGKSRTAFYQALSDGGYPFTIISEHLRGHNTIFIASRFPLTKGDLVAPSLMKAMTPNALHVRLPSVGIEILGVRLPLPVKKEHHFLWWEWVLASASSVRELPLVIIGDFNVDSRNRRFPKWKWSDPVQKLSELGFSLATPSTGFSFFPRADKKKTCLDHAFISKDFRLLRAEYVTEISGLRVAGTDGAVSDHAVLLVDADLFEVGDRRNP from the coding sequence ATGCGCATCATTACCTGGAATGTGAACCACCGAACCAAAGAAGTCCCCATCAGAAGTGGTTTGATCGAAGCTCTGCTTGCGTTAGAGGCGGACGTTATGATTATCACAGAGTTTGTGCCTGGAAAATCCCGAACCGCCTTCTATCAGGCGCTTTCTGATGGCGGCTATCCTTTCACCATTATCTCTGAACACCTACGTGGTCATAACACAATTTTCATCGCATCCAGGTTTCCGTTGACCAAGGGGGACTTGGTTGCACCCTCACTTATGAAAGCGATGACACCCAACGCCTTGCATGTTCGACTTCCTTCTGTCGGGATTGAGATTCTTGGCGTCAGGCTTCCTTTACCTGTAAAAAAGGAACACCACTTTTTGTGGTGGGAATGGGTTTTGGCAAGTGCTTCTTCTGTCCGTGAACTACCTTTGGTCATTATCGGGGACTTCAATGTCGATTCGAGGAATCGGAGGTTTCCGAAGTGGAAGTGGTCTGATCCCGTTCAAAAACTGTCTGAGCTTGGATTTTCCCTTGCCACTCCTTCAACGGGATTCAGTTTTTTCCCACGAGCAGATAAGAAGAAGACCTGTCTTGATCATGCTTTCATCAGTAAGGACTTTCGGCTCTTACGGGCTGAGTATGTGACAGAGATAAGTGGTCTCAGGGTGGCTGGCACCGATGGGGCTGTCTCCGACCATGCTGTGCTTTTAGTGGATGCAGACCTCTTTGAGGTAGGAGACAGGCGAAACCCTTAG
- a CDS encoding pre-toxin TG domain-containing protein, with product MKQLLILMTFLLSIVSCRAWTPADQADYDKHCPKGSCSIHVTKESSTNYCTGTIVPIDCHKDNPNPGGTSRPGSGSENGSGNDDNSTQPANDACDGAANCPGGLGGSGLNPENDPGHGPGNGGSGGTLKGVGDTLSHWGHEIGKGWDGLKNELNGNNAENRRKKREAKRLLNEMQNLWAQAEGYGVAVADDRRSAEESWGLLEESWKEFGIASREKDLEEFRGRYNTRTRGILDGIPTPDPSVFDGMGKGRGDGIYPEHQKVANGRKYLEYARGKLDPNAADYGVRKTLLDFGDAALDEAEISYRAGNVVEGNAWYEIGMAAADAALSLTPGVGWAKDVYESITGKNLLTGKELTKFERGMAIAGALTGGIAKFGALAKAGNMIGVMATTAKTAQESEKITQAGKEAVEVLEAAAKTGARSVDDIKDLMVVAQGVDQGGSVAKGIDTVSAAKETADLSAKGPRKTPGVATNSRPLYNSEKMMRGTQGNAGLIPQEVAAKLEGKSFKDFDQFREKFWTAVSETKYANEFSNSNKTLMAGGNAPFAAKTQAVGERGLYEIHHITPIRVGGSVYDMSNMAIVTPRFHKEILERVYHYGK from the coding sequence AGGTTCATGCAGCATCCATGTAACAAAAGAAAGTAGTACAAACTACTGCACTGGGACGATTGTCCCGATTGATTGCCACAAAGACAATCCGAATCCGGGCGGCACCTCCAGGCCCGGGTCTGGTTCAGAGAACGGCTCTGGCAATGACGATAACTCCACCCAGCCAGCGAATGATGCGTGCGATGGTGCTGCAAATTGTCCTGGTGGTTTGGGTGGAAGTGGACTGAACCCCGAGAATGATCCTGGACACGGGCCTGGCAATGGCGGCAGCGGCGGTACTCTCAAAGGTGTTGGTGACACATTATCCCATTGGGGGCACGAAATCGGTAAAGGCTGGGATGGCCTTAAAAATGAACTGAACGGCAATAATGCAGAGAATCGACGCAAGAAGCGCGAGGCCAAGCGTCTCCTCAATGAAATGCAAAACCTCTGGGCACAGGCTGAAGGTTATGGCGTTGCCGTTGCAGACGACAGGCGGTCTGCTGAGGAAAGCTGGGGTTTACTGGAAGAGAGTTGGAAAGAGTTTGGCATTGCTTCGCGCGAGAAAGACTTGGAAGAATTTCGCGGACGTTACAACACCCGCACGCGCGGAATTCTCGACGGTATTCCAACTCCAGATCCATCTGTGTTTGATGGAATGGGCAAAGGACGCGGTGATGGTATCTATCCTGAACATCAGAAAGTGGCGAACGGGCGAAAATACCTGGAATATGCGAGAGGAAAACTTGACCCCAATGCAGCCGACTACGGGGTGCGAAAAACACTTCTTGATTTTGGAGATGCGGCGCTCGATGAGGCTGAAATCAGCTACAGAGCCGGAAATGTCGTTGAAGGCAACGCTTGGTACGAAATTGGGATGGCCGCAGCCGATGCTGCATTATCGCTGACACCAGGCGTGGGCTGGGCAAAAGACGTTTATGAATCCATTACCGGCAAAAACCTGCTTACCGGCAAGGAACTGACGAAGTTCGAGCGCGGGATGGCAATCGCAGGTGCCCTTACGGGTGGAATTGCCAAATTTGGCGCACTCGCAAAAGCCGGGAACATGATCGGCGTGATGGCTACGACAGCCAAAACAGCCCAGGAAAGCGAAAAGATCACACAGGCTGGTAAAGAAGCCGTGGAAGTTCTGGAAGCTGCCGCAAAGACTGGAGCCAGGTCCGTCGACGATATCAAAGACTTAATGGTTGTTGCGCAGGGCGTTGATCAGGGTGGAAGCGTCGCCAAAGGCATTGACACAGTTAGCGCGGCTAAAGAAACCGCTGACTTATCCGCGAAGGGACCAAGAAAGACCCCTGGTGTTGCGACGAATTCCAGGCCGCTGTATAACTCCGAGAAAATGATGCGAGGAACTCAAGGGAATGCTGGCCTGATTCCTCAGGAAGTGGCCGCGAAACTTGAAGGTAAGTCATTTAAAGATTTCGATCAGTTTCGTGAGAAGTTTTGGACGGCGGTTTCCGAGACAAAGTATGCGAATGAATTCTCTAATTCCAATAAGACGCTGATGGCTGGCGGGAACGCTCCATTCGCAGCAAAAACTCAAGCCGTCGGTGAACGAGGACTTTATGAAATACACCATATCACACCGATTCGGGTTGGTGGCAGTGTTTACGATATGAGTAATATGGCGATAGTCACGCCACGATTTCACAAAGAAATATTGGAGAGAGTTTACCATTATGGCAAATAA